Genomic window (Pirellulales bacterium):
AGTATTGCGGGAGAGGGCAGGGTGAGGGGCAAAACTTCCAGAGGACGATCGGGTTCAACTAATAAAGCGCGCAACTCAGTACGGCAATCGCGCGAACGCCACAAATCTCTACGCCAGCACATCACGGATTGGCTCACCTTCGGCGATGGCGATGGGCCGTCCCATCTCGGCGAGGTTATGCTGCCGCGGATCAACGCCGAGCGCCGCGCACAGCGTGGTCAGCACGTCGCCGACGGCTACCTTTCCCTCGTTGACCGTCATGCCGTCGTCGCTGGTGCTGCCATAGGCCTGACCGCCACGGATACCGCCGCCGGCGAGGACGCAGCTCCAGGCATTCGGAAAATGATCGCGGCCGCCGGCCGCGTTGATCGTGGGCGTACGACCAAACTCTCCCATCCAAAGGATGGTGGTCGAGTCCAACAGCCCGCGGTCGGCCAGATCTTCCATAAGCGAGCTCCATCCCGCGTCGAGTTGGGAGCACAGCTCCTTGACCGTGGCGAAATTGTTTTGATGCGTGTCCCAATTGCCGGCTGCCCCCGTGAAATCGCCCAGATTCACCTCGACCGTCGCCACGCCTTGCTCGATCAATCGCCTGGCGAGCAGGCAACCCTGCCCAAACACGCCTGGCCCATAACGATCGCGCGCCGCGCGCGGCTCGCTGGCCAAATCGAATGCCGCGGCGGCGGGACTATTCATCATTCGCAGCGCGCGCCGATAGACCGTCTCATGCCCAACGCTGGCCCCGGCGCGATGCGCCGCCAGAAAACCGCTCTCGAATTCTTGCCACAATTGCACGCGCTCGCCGAGGCGCGCGTTCACCGACGCATCACCGGCGGCAAGGTTTTCGAATCGCAAGTCGACGCAGCCCCCTTCACCCGATTGCGCGTCATTGCCGGCTGTCGCGCCTGCCGGCAGCGCGCTGCGCCGCGCCTCGACCAGCACCGGCGCATAGCGCGGACCGAGAAAGCCCGCGCCGAACGCAGCCTGATTGAATTGCTGATACGGCGCGATGCTGATGTATTGCGGCAGTTCGGCCTCGTCACTGCCAAGTTCCTTGCCTAGCGATGCGCCGATCGCCGGATAGCGCACCGGGCCACCCGGCACGTGCCCCGTCCGCATTAAATAAGTGCCGCGGCCATGATCGCCTTCCTTCGTGCTCAGCCCACGCAAGATGGCCAGGTGCTTCGCATGCGTGGCGAGTCGCGGCAAGTGCTCGCTGACGCGCAGGCCGGGAACGGCAGTGTCGATCGCTTTGAATTCGCCGCCGTTGGCATGGTCTGGTTTCGGATCGAACGTGTCGAGCTGGCTGGGGCCGCCGCTCATCCACAGGACAATGCAATGCCGCCGGCGCTTTTCGCCGACGGCCAGTGCGCGGGCAAGCTGTGGCAGCCACCCGCTGGCGCTGTAGCCGAGCGCGGCCATACCCGCGGCGCGCAAGAATTGTCGCCGATGTGGCAGGGCCGAAAGACCATCAGCAGGTTTGCCTCGCATCAGGCACCTCGTTTCCGCGGTGGCATGTCCTGTGGTTGAGTGATTCGATCAATGATTCACGCCGAACTCGGCGCTATTCAACAGGGCCCACAAAATGTCTCCCAGCGCCGCCGAACGCTCGATCGGTTCCTGGTCGGCGCGAGATAACCTTGCGAGCGACTGCGATGTTTCCCGCTCGTTGGGCGGTCGCGCGAGCGTGGCCAGAAACAAGATTTCCACGCGTTCCCGGTCTGTTAGAACCGGCACTTCGAGTGCGGCCAACAGGCCGCTTTGCGGGTTCGTCGTGGCAGCCGACGTCTCTGGTCCATTCAGCAATAACAGCACTTGTGCGACGCCCGCGTCATAATCGAGCCGCGACGCGCTCGGCACTTGCATCTTGTCGACGAATTCCTGCCGGACCAGATCGAAATCGCCCAACTCGCTCCGCATGGATTTCTCCCCGGCTCCCGTTGCCGCCATCGAAGCACGTTTGAGAGAGTCGTAAAACTGCTCGGGCGTCAGCGTCTTGATCGGCATGCGGGCAAAGCTCTCGACCGGCGGGTCGGCATCCCCCGTAACGCACGCGGCCTGATAAGCCTGCGTGTTGGCGAGCGTTCGTAGCAGGTTCCTCAAGTCGAAACCGGTGGCAACGAAGTACTCGGCCAACTCCTGGAAAACCCGCGGATGGCTGGCAGGGTTGCGCTCGCTGAGATCATCGACCGGCTCGACCAGGCCGCGCCCGAACAAGTGAGCCCACGCCCGATTGACAGCCGCCGAAGCGACGAAGGAGTTATCTCGCGACACCATCCAGATGCCCAATTGCTCGCGACGCGTACCGGTGTCCGCTGCGGTGGGCCCTTCGCCGCGCGGATAACGCGGCGCGACGACCGTGTCCGAACCAGGCAGCATCACCTCGCCTAGTTCCCGGTCCACCAGGCGCGCCCCGCGCCCCAATTGCATCTCGCCGCCGCGCCCAATGCGGGCGAAGAAGGCCGCATAGCCCCAGAAATCGCGCTGCGTCCAGCGATCGAACGGATGATCGTGGCATTGCGCGCACTCCAGTTGTATGCCCAAAAAGATTCGCGCGGTATTGGCTGCCAGCTCCTCCGGTTTGAGATCATAGGCCGTGTAGAACAGCCCCGGTCCCTCCTGCGATGCGCCGGTGGCGACCAGCAAATCGGCCACGAGCTGATCGTAGCGCAGGTTTTTGGCGAATTGTCCGCGTAGCCAGTTCTGTAAGCCGGCCTGGCCCGCGACGCCATCGACGCCGCCCCCACGCGGCACCATCATGTGGCGCCAGGTCGTGGCCAGATGATCGGCGTGCAACGTCGAGGCAGTCAGCCGGTCGATCAGCCGGGCGCGTTTCTGTGGATCGCGACTGGCCAGAAAGGCGCGCACCTCACCCACGGTCGGCACGACACCGATCAGATCGAGCGATGCCCGGCGGATGAACGTCGCGTCGTCAGCCGGCACCGCGGGTGCGAGGCCTGCCGCCTTCCAATCAGCGGTCAAAAGCGCATCGATCCGCGCCGCCATCAGCCGGTTGTCGCCCGGCGATGACTCTCTCGAAGTGGGCGTCTCAGCGGCAACAGCCTGGCCGGGAGAACCATCGTCCGCCAGAACGACCACTGAGCCACCGCACCAGGCAGCCACGAAAATCGCAGCGCATGCCAGCCACAACAGATGCCGAAACATCCTGTGCGACATACCTCTCCCCCGTGCAGCCCTGGCCACGTTGTACGGCTAGTACGTGCGCGAATCCACTTGCTGACATTGTAACGCCATCGGACGCACAATGCCTCTCCCCGACGAGATCTGCGTCGACTATTAGCTATTAAATGACTTCCAGCGCCAGCACCGTGACGTCGTCATGCGTGAGGGGGCCGCCCGTGTGCCTTCGCAGGGCGTCGACAATCGCGGTGCGCAGCTCAGCCAGGGGCGCCCCAGCATTTTGCTCGACAACCGACAATAGCCGTGCGTGGCCGAATAACGATTGATCCGGCCCGGGCGCTTCCAGTACGCCGTCGGTGTACAGCAAAACGCGGTCGCCGCTGGCCAGCGGCATCGCATGCTGGGCATAGCGCGTCTCATCGCTGACGCCGATGGGCAAGTTCACCAGGCCCGCCTCCTCCGGAACAATGGCAGGCTGCCAGCGCCCTTTGCTGCGAAGGTAGACCAGCGCGGGAGGATGGCCGGCGTACGATACATAGAGCTGCGAATTACGGCGATAGAATTGCGCGACGGCCAACGTGCTAACCGCCGCGAAACCGTAATGCTCGGCCAGATCGTTCAATTCCGACAGCACGCGGTCGCCGCGCACCGAATTCATTCGCGCCGCGAGCGCGTCATACAGCCAGCGACCAACCTGGCTCACCATCTGGCCGTGGCCGGTCACATCGGCCAGCGCCACACGGGTGAGTGAATCGGCGCCGCAGACGCTGAAGTAATAGACGTCTCCTCCTTCGCCCCCTTCGCACGAGTTGCTGAAGAGGCTGGCGCGGACGCCGCTGGTGACCGCTTCGAGTTCGGCATTGCGAATTCCACCCCACACTTCGGCGCAGCGAATCCGGTGCACAGCCGACCGCGACGCGGCCGCCGCCGTTTGCTGCGGGGACTCTGCCGTCTGGGCCGTTGTGTCGGGCAATTCTGCGGCCGGCGCGCGCGACCATCGGCGTCGCGGCCAGTAGACGACCTGCCGGAAACGCCAAACGCAAGCGCGATACCAGCGGCGCAGCGCGTACCACAGTGAACGCCCCATGCCACCCTCGAAGCGCGTGCTAATTCGCGGCCGGGAGGTGATAGCCTTCGCGATTCACGTGTACGCGATATAGGCTTTTGCCTGCCGTGATATACAACGTCTTCGCGTCCCGGCCGCGACCAAAACCGACGTTCGTGGGAACCTCGGTCTTGATGTAACCGAGTTCTTTGCCCTCGGGCGAGTAAACATATATGCCCGGCCGGTTCTCCGCCCGCACGGCCACCCACAGGTTGCCATCTTTGTCGCAGACCAGTCCATCGGGCCCGTCGAAGGTGCCGTAGTCGACGAGCGTCTTGCGAAACTTGGCGGTCCCATCCGGCGCGAGGTCATAAGCCAGGAGCGCCATCAACCCTTTGCGCAAGGGCGCCGCCACCTTGTCGGCCTGGCCGGTCGACGAGCCCAGCCGATCGATGCTGGTCGCTCCATTTTCGTTGCTGACGACGTACAGCGTCTTCTGGTCGGGCGAGACGGCGACGCCGTTGGCCTTGCCGGCGTCGGTAATGATACGGTGAATCGAACCATCAGGATCGATGCGATACACGCCCACGAGCGGCTGATCGATCCCTTCGTATCCCATATACCGCGGGTCGCTGAAGTAGATGCGTCCCTTCTTGTCGATCGTAATGTCATTCGGCGAATTGAAAGGGCGCCCTTCGTAGAGCCCGGCAATGATATAACTCTTGCCGGTTTTCATGTCGGTGCGCGTGACGCGTCGGCCGCCGAAGTCGGCTCCCTCGGCCACGATCATGTCGCCGTGCGCGTCGAACTTGATGCCGTTCGACATGCCGCTGGGCGAGCGAAAGATCGTCGTCTTGCCCGTCGTGGGATCGTAATGCCAGATGTGTCCGGCTTCGATGACGCCCTTGGGATCGCGCGAGACGTGCGAAAACGTGATGTCGCTGAAATAGATCTGGCCATCCGGCGCAACGGCGACTCCCTCGGTCAGCACGCTCCCTTCAAACAGTTTTTCGACTTTGGCGTCGGGAGCGACGGGCGGCTCGTCGGCGCGGACGGTCGCCTGTGTGCTTGCGGCAATTCCGATCGCGCTCAAGACGAGAAGCCGGCCAATCGACAATGCGCTCTGAAACATCGTTCTCTCCTGGGCTGTGCGTTGCGTGTGGGATGCGGAGCAGATGTGGCTGCGTGTTGCAAAAAATGACGGCTGGCGGCAGAAATAACCCCTTCGAACCGAGATCATGCTATCCATCCGGCCGCCAAAACGTTGCGGTTAGCTCGCCGGGCTTTTAGATTAGTAATGGTCTATTTGGCCCCCCGTGCGCCGTCAAGTGACGGACCCGCCTGACGATACGGCGCTGCCCCTTTTGCAACCCACCCCCTGGCAGCGAGGAGAGAATCCCCGATGCGTCGTCCCGAGCCGCTTGTGAACGTGCTCATTGCGCTGGGCATTTCGGCCAGCGCGGCGCGAGCCGGCGATGCGGGCTTGGAGCATTTCGAAACCAAGGTGCGGCCGGTGCTGGTGGCCCACTGCTACGAATGCCACTCGGCCCAGGCCAAGAAACTGGGTGGCAACTTGCTGCTGGATAGCCGCGACGGCCTGCGCAAAGGGGGTGACTCGGGCGAAACCATCGTGCCGGGCAAGCCCAACGAAAGCCTGCTGATCGCTGCCGTTCGCTACAGCCCCGACGCGGTGCACATGCCTCCCAAGGGGAAGCTGCCGGCGGGCGTGATCGCGGACTTCGAAACCTGGATAAAGATGGGCGCGCCCGACCCGCGCGACGAGGCTCCTCCGCCGGCTGCCGGCGAATCGTGGGACGACACGATGCGCGCGCGGCGCGACTGGTGGAGCATACGGCCGGTTGTAAAGCCGCCGATTCCGGATGTGCGCGACGCGGCCTGGCCGGCAGGCCCTGTCGATCGATTCATTCTGGCGGCTCTCGAAGAGCGTGGCCTGCCGCCGGCGCCACCGGCTGAAGCCCGCACGCTCGCCCGGCGATTGTCGCTGGTGCTCATTGGTCTGCCGCCAACTGCAGAACAAATGGCCGAGTTTCTGCGCGATTGGGAGGAATCGTCAGCCACGACAGGATCCACCAGGCCGGCGATTGAGCGGCTTGCCGATCGCCTGCTGGCTTCGCCGCACTACGGCGAACGTTTTGCCCGGCACTGGATGGACGTGGTGCGTTTTTCCGAAACGCACGGCAACGAGTGGAACTACGAAGTTCATCATGCCTGGCGTTATCGCGACTATTTGATCCGCGCTCTCAACGATGACGTGCCGTACGATCAACTGGTGCGCGAGCACATCGCCGGCGACCTGTTGCCGCATCCGCGCATCAACGGAAACGAACAATTCAATGAGTCGGTGATCGGCACGGCCTTCTACCGCTTCGGCGAGGCGAATCATGACGATTGCATCAGCCTGCCGCAGATCGGCTACGACCTGGCCGACAACCAGATCGACACGCTCACCAAGGCCTTCCAGGCCACCACGGTCGCGTGCGCCCGCTGCCACAATCACAAGCTGGACGCCATCTCGACCGAGGACTATTACGCGTTGCTCGGAGTATTGCGCAGCAGCCGGCAAGTGAGCCACACCATCGATTTGCCCGAGGTCAACGCCAGCCCCATCGCGCGGCTGCGCGAGATCAAAGCGGCCATGCGCCACGAGCTGGCCGAGGCTTGGGCGCGTGATGCCGGTGACATGGCACGCTACATGCAAGCCGCGCAGACGAAGCGTTTGAATCGTCCTGTTGATCCTGATGCGGCGTCGCTTGATGTTGCGCGCCTGGAGAAATGGCTGGCCGTGCTGGCCGTGGAAAAGGCGCCGCGAGAAGATCCGTTTGAACCGTGGCGCCTGGTGGTCAATGCAAGCACAAGTCAGGACTCGGCGCCGGCCGGCAGCGGCGCTGCTGCGGCCTCCACTTTGCCGCCGACTCCCAAATCGTGGAGCGAATTGGCCGCATGGTACGCAAAAGAAGATGCGGAACGCACCGCGAATCAATCGCAGTTCGCCACCTATGCCGACTTTCGAGCAGGCGCCAGCGATCGAGGAAACGCTGACCAGTGGCAGATTGGCGGGCAGGGTTTGCGTGAGCCTGCAAGCAAGAGCGG
Coding sequences:
- a CDS encoding DUF1501 domain-containing protein; its protein translation is MRGKPADGLSALPHRRQFLRAAGMAALGYSASGWLPQLARALAVGEKRRRHCIVLWMSGGPSQLDTFDPKPDHANGGEFKAIDTAVPGLRVSEHLPRLATHAKHLAILRGLSTKEGDHGRGTYLMRTGHVPGGPVRYPAIGASLGKELGSDEAELPQYISIAPYQQFNQAAFGAGFLGPRYAPVLVEARRSALPAGATAGNDAQSGEGGCVDLRFENLAAGDASVNARLGERVQLWQEFESGFLAAHRAGASVGHETVYRRALRMMNSPAAAAFDLASEPRAARDRYGPGVFGQGCLLARRLIEQGVATVEVNLGDFTGAAGNWDTHQNNFATVKELCSQLDAGWSSLMEDLADRGLLDSTTILWMGEFGRTPTINAAGGRDHFPNAWSCVLAGGGIRGGQAYGSTSDDGMTVNEGKVAVGDVLTTLCAALGVDPRQHNLAEMGRPIAIAEGEPIRDVLA
- a CDS encoding DUF1549 domain-containing protein; protein product: MFRHLLWLACAAIFVAAWCGGSVVVLADDGSPGQAVAAETPTSRESSPGDNRLMAARIDALLTADWKAAGLAPAVPADDATFIRRASLDLIGVVPTVGEVRAFLASRDPQKRARLIDRLTASTLHADHLATTWRHMMVPRGGGVDGVAGQAGLQNWLRGQFAKNLRYDQLVADLLVATGASQEGPGLFYTAYDLKPEELAANTARIFLGIQLECAQCHDHPFDRWTQRDFWGYAAFFARIGRGGEMQLGRGARLVDRELGEVMLPGSDTVVAPRYPRGEGPTAADTGTRREQLGIWMVSRDNSFVASAAVNRAWAHLFGRGLVEPVDDLSERNPASHPRVFQELAEYFVATGFDLRNLLRTLANTQAYQAACVTGDADPPVESFARMPIKTLTPEQFYDSLKRASMAATGAGEKSMRSELGDFDLVRQEFVDKMQVPSASRLDYDAGVAQVLLLLNGPETSAATTNPQSGLLAALEVPVLTDRERVEILFLATLARPPNERETSQSLARLSRADQEPIERSAALGDILWALLNSAEFGVNH
- a CDS encoding PP2C family protein-serine/threonine phosphatase, giving the protein MGRSLWYALRRWYRACVWRFRQVVYWPRRRWSRAPAAELPDTTAQTAESPQQTAAAASRSAVHRIRCAEVWGGIRNAELEAVTSGVRASLFSNSCEGGEGGDVYYFSVCGADSLTRVALADVTGHGQMVSQVGRWLYDALAARMNSVRGDRVLSELNDLAEHYGFAAVSTLAVAQFYRRNSQLYVSYAGHPPALVYLRSKGRWQPAIVPEEAGLVNLPIGVSDETRYAQHAMPLASGDRVLLYTDGVLEAPGPDQSLFGHARLLSVVEQNAGAPLAELRTAIVDALRRHTGGPLTHDDVTVLALEVI
- a CDS encoding SMP-30/gluconolactonase/LRE family protein, with translation MFQSALSIGRLLVLSAIGIAASTQATVRADEPPVAPDAKVEKLFEGSVLTEGVAVAPDGQIYFSDITFSHVSRDPKGVIEAGHIWHYDPTTGKTTIFRSPSGMSNGIKFDAHGDMIVAEGADFGGRRVTRTDMKTGKSYIIAGLYEGRPFNSPNDITIDKKGRIYFSDPRYMGYEGIDQPLVGVYRIDPDGSIHRIITDAGKANGVAVSPDQKTLYVVSNENGATSIDRLGSSTGQADKVAAPLRKGLMALLAYDLAPDGTAKFRKTLVDYGTFDGPDGLVCDKDGNLWVAVRAENRPGIYVYSPEGKELGYIKTEVPTNVGFGRGRDAKTLYITAGKSLYRVHVNREGYHLPAAN